Proteins found in one archaeon genomic segment:
- a CDS encoding glycosyltransferase family 4 protein, which produces MRINIVHMGFFYSGGGEKVAIRQALGLRRRGHLVNVFSPIIYPDRSFPRLLKEVAPQRLVPHFPFPFPFREGSAMLASAILPLGLRKSADCDVLICHSQPSMWLGLRTNSLFDVPYVGYLHQLTTFIHQRPKIGENWNTPDFQLLSGLVGNLGRPVARALDQMCHRRARKLLYNSDWTRGLFSQEYRVGGSTCYPGVDPPIVRGAIRHNQVVMAARHYPWKRIDLAFEVIRRLKGNIPKLMITGKETSTTPTLRKRASDLGVSNLVDFTGYLDDETLSRCFAESKAYIQTSIAEPFGLGPLEAQAHGVPAVVWGDSGVKETVLDGETGFHAKPYDLDDFASKLQTILTDQELWRKMSARAVEWASSFTWDRHLDIVEAAVIDAQK; this is translated from the coding sequence TTGCGCATAAACATCGTTCACATGGGCTTCTTTTACTCGGGCGGAGGCGAGAAGGTAGCCATCCGCCAGGCTTTGGGCCTTCGCAGGCGGGGGCATCTGGTCAATGTATTCAGCCCGATTATTTATCCGGATAGGAGCTTCCCCCGGCTTCTAAAGGAGGTGGCTCCTCAGAGGCTCGTACCACACTTCCCATTCCCATTTCCATTCCGGGAAGGTTCCGCGATGCTGGCGTCCGCGATCCTCCCCCTAGGGCTCCGGAAGTCGGCAGACTGCGACGTTCTAATCTGTCACTCTCAACCCAGCATGTGGCTGGGTCTCAGAACCAATTCGCTCTTCGACGTCCCGTACGTGGGCTATCTGCACCAACTGACCACATTCATTCATCAACGTCCCAAGATCGGGGAGAACTGGAACACCCCCGACTTTCAACTCCTCAGTGGGTTAGTCGGGAACCTTGGAAGGCCGGTAGCCAGGGCACTAGATCAGATGTGCCACAGGAGGGCTAGGAAGTTACTGTACAACTCGGACTGGACGAGGGGCCTCTTCTCCCAGGAATACAGGGTCGGAGGAAGCACATGTTATCCCGGGGTCGACCCGCCCATCGTTCGCGGCGCAATTCGTCACAACCAGGTGGTTATGGCAGCCAGACACTACCCTTGGAAGAGGATCGACCTCGCTTTTGAGGTAATTCGTCGCCTGAAGGGGAACATACCCAAGCTGATGATAACTGGAAAGGAGACCTCGACAACTCCCACTCTTCGGAAGCGTGCGTCGGACCTTGGGGTATCGAACTTGGTGGATTTCACTGGGTATCTGGACGATGAGACCCTATCAAGATGCTTTGCCGAGTCGAAGGCATACATTCAAACGAGCATCGCGGAGCCTTTCGGACTAGGCCCACTTGAAGCTCAGGCTCACGGAGTTCCGGCCGTCGTATGGGGTGACTCAGGGGTCAAGGAGACGGTTCTCGACGGGGAGACCGGCTTCCACGCAAAGCCCTACGACCTTGATGACTTTGCATCGAAGCTCCAGACAATTCTCACGGACCAGGAACTCTGGAGGAAGATGTCTGCTCGGGCTGTGGAGTGGGCTTCCAGCTTTACCTGGGACAGACACCTCGACATCGTGGAGGCTGCAGTGATTGACGCTCAGAAGTGA
- a CDS encoding methyltransferase domain-containing protein, which yields MTLRSDKELTLNLGSGDQTYGDVRLDLFPTASTNIVGDCQHLPFREGAFARVYEQNLFEHLPNPGRHLDEVRRVLMPSGVLTLITDNAACLKFYILGTHTGGYRKHDGKDVHYAVFTLEHIRNFVANSGLRLRQLKLVDTDYYTRIIDRVVRVFAPSLSYPRIYLEAERP from the coding sequence TTGACGCTCAGAAGTGATAAGGAACTCACCCTAAACTTGGGGTCCGGCGACCAGACCTATGGCGACGTCAGACTCGACCTCTTCCCCACCGCCTCAACAAACATCGTTGGCGATTGTCAGCATCTTCCCTTCAGGGAGGGCGCATTCGCAAGGGTCTACGAACAGAACCTCTTCGAGCATCTCCCGAATCCGGGCAGGCATCTCGACGAGGTGAGGCGGGTGTTGATGCCTTCAGGGGTCCTAACGCTCATCACCGACAACGCGGCTTGCCTGAAGTTCTACATCTTGGGCACGCACACGGGCGGCTACCGAAAGCACGACGGGAAAGACGTGCACTACGCCGTCTTCACTCTCGAGCACATCAGAAACTTCGTGGCAAATTCAGGCCTCAGGTTGAGGCAGCTCAAGCTCGTCGACACAGACTATTATACCAGAATCATCGACCGCGTCGTTCGCGTGTTCGCCCCGTCTCTCTCCTATCCTAGGATCTACCTTGAGGCGGAGAGGCCCTGA
- a CDS encoding glycosyltransferase family 39 protein, producing MLQIAFPNDGGMVFDEAHYIPASQDTLGGIAANAEHPPLPKLISALGIGLLGNNWFGWRFPQVLMQIAAMYLFYLIARRLLGERWGLLATMFLGLDTVWFIHGGTLLIDMPMFLFGLLAIELYMRKRPWLSAASMGLAFTAREMSIFWFGALVIYHLYTNRQTMGPALRVGVKYLAVALLVFGVVMFAYDIRYQPPISTSVTTTVNTQVIENNGTAVTTFTTTFLSTSKQVIWNPIQHVLFIYQYHGPSGIVIDEPYAPYQFAWNWILPFDPVPFNGTYHAPEPFNSATYYRVDVDVSAGNVTNHYIPTWYQAQANLAVWYGFWPALAGAIYLILKRRETGTALFIAGGIALNYAPWLALSVLVRRIGFNYYFIYTLPFVALGLAFFYKQMPSKYGRELAVLNLVLALFFFVWFFPVRPLT from the coding sequence ATGCTTCAGATTGCCTTCCCCAACGACGGAGGGATGGTCTTTGACGAGGCACACTACATCCCGGCGAGCCAGGACACCCTGGGAGGCATAGCGGCGAACGCGGAGCATCCCCCGCTACCCAAGCTCATTTCTGCGCTGGGAATCGGCCTCCTGGGCAACAACTGGTTCGGCTGGAGGTTCCCCCAAGTCCTGATGCAGATTGCCGCGATGTACCTGTTCTATCTCATCGCAAGGAGGCTCCTCGGCGAGAGATGGGGGCTGCTCGCGACGATGTTCCTCGGGCTGGACACTGTCTGGTTCATTCATGGAGGGACGCTCCTCATCGACATGCCGATGTTCCTCTTTGGCCTGCTCGCCATTGAGCTCTACATGCGCAAGCGCCCGTGGCTCTCCGCGGCGAGCATGGGCCTCGCCTTCACGGCTAGGGAGATGAGCATCTTCTGGTTCGGAGCACTAGTGATCTATCACCTCTACACAAACAGACAAACCATGGGCCCGGCGCTGAGGGTTGGCGTCAAGTACCTCGCCGTGGCGCTGCTCGTCTTCGGAGTGGTGATGTTCGCGTACGACATCAGGTACCAGCCTCCGATCTCGACGAGCGTAACGACCACGGTCAATACCCAAGTCATCGAGAACAACGGAACGGCAGTCACGACCTTTACGACGACATTCTTGAGCACCAGCAAGCAGGTTATCTGGAACCCGATTCAACATGTCTTGTTCATCTATCAGTACCACGGCCCCAGCGGGATAGTCATAGACGAACCGTACGCGCCTTACCAATTCGCGTGGAACTGGATCTTGCCGTTTGACCCCGTGCCCTTCAACGGCACTTATCACGCTCCGGAGCCGTTCAACTCAGCCACCTACTATCGGGTGGACGTGGACGTATCGGCTGGGAACGTAACTAACCACTACATCCCGACTTGGTATCAGGCCCAGGCCAACCTTGCGGTCTGGTATGGGTTCTGGCCCGCGCTCGCGGGTGCAATCTACTTGATACTCAAGCGGAGGGAGACCGGCACGGCCCTGTTCATTGCCGGAGGAATCGCCCTCAACTATGCCCCGTGGTTGGCCCTGAGCGTCCTCGTCCGTCGCATAGGCTTCAACTATTACTTCATCTACACGCTGCCATTCGTCGCCCTTGGGCTCGCCTTCTTCTACAAGCAAATGCCCAGCAAGTACGGGAGAGAACTCGCAGTCTTGAACTTAGTGTTGGCGCTCTTCTTCTTCGTGTGGTTCTTCCCAGTTCGTCCTCTCACCTAA
- a CDS encoding methyltransferase domain-containing protein: MTQKETRAARNSSFYFLEPSRIALILIVCGEVLMALGVFGAYQFGSSHFSALVLSYLVAIGGSAYMFAAVIQIWNSSVVKPREAVRLVKEIPWGGDEVVAEVLCGHGLITKEVAPRIPSGLVLALDVSIGARRQEIQRLDNKPQGGNGSKSLELASSDARQLPIKSGAIDLVLSGFGTGKFERLADRIYSVNEMVRVLKPGGAISMMVTGDRKEAEVMLTTNGLRDVKTEVVRSMLFSSARIVTGRKLSELGGSTV, encoded by the coding sequence ATGACTCAAAAGGAGACCCGAGCGGCCAGGAATTCGTCATTCTACTTCTTAGAGCCCAGCCGAATCGCCCTGATACTGATCGTGTGTGGAGAGGTGCTGATGGCCCTTGGGGTCTTCGGGGCATACCAGTTCGGGAGTTCGCACTTCTCAGCGTTGGTACTTTCGTACTTGGTCGCCATCGGAGGCTCGGCGTACATGTTCGCGGCTGTGATTCAAATATGGAATTCAAGTGTCGTAAAGCCAAGGGAAGCAGTCCGCTTAGTCAAGGAGATTCCATGGGGAGGCGACGAAGTGGTCGCGGAGGTCCTATGCGGTCACGGGCTGATAACAAAGGAGGTAGCGCCGCGAATCCCTTCGGGGTTGGTCCTTGCACTGGACGTATCAATAGGGGCGAGGAGACAGGAGATTCAGCGACTCGACAACAAGCCACAAGGGGGAAATGGATCCAAGAGTTTGGAACTGGCAAGTTCTGACGCCAGGCAACTTCCAATCAAGTCTGGGGCCATTGACCTCGTGCTCTCGGGCTTTGGGACAGGGAAGTTCGAGAGGCTTGCAGACCGTATCTACTCAGTCAATGAAATGGTGAGGGTCCTGAAGCCGGGCGGGGCAATCTCGATGATGGTAACCGGCGACCGAAAGGAAGCCGAGGTCATGCTGACGACCAATGGCCTCAGAGACGTGAAAACAGAGGTGGTGAGGTCGATGCTCTTCTCTTCGGCTCGAATCGTGACAGGCCGTAAGCTGTCTGAGCTTGGCGGCTCAACGGTCTAG
- a CDS encoding methyltransferase domain-containing protein, with protein sequence MPNKAGPKSEDRQAPSLLPGKPDYGTDDPVTIFSLLAAGILVAASGFSVQFLRSTLGPLWVFMLSLLLLLAGLIFIGFGAGLYLGRKAWKPREVARLAATISWGGNEVVLDIGSGRGMFANTVAARLKDGLVVSLDRWRPTEVTGNSPASLLANARICGTESKISLVMGEPTHLPFKDRAFDAVVSGMALHRLKGSLEMRKASVQVIRVLKDGGRVALLIAGNSSVFEEITEEGRLKEAKVSRLRLGLLPPAHSIEGRVAYHTAEA encoded by the coding sequence ATGCCCAACAAGGCAGGGCCGAAGTCTGAGGACCGCCAAGCGCCTTCACTACTGCCAGGAAAGCCCGACTATGGAACGGACGACCCAGTGACCATCTTTTCGCTCTTGGCGGCGGGAATCTTGGTGGCTGCCTCGGGCTTCTCGGTGCAGTTCCTTCGGTCGACTCTCGGACCCCTCTGGGTCTTCATGCTGAGCCTCCTCCTTCTTCTTGCAGGGCTGATCTTCATCGGGTTCGGGGCGGGCCTGTACCTGGGCCGCAAGGCGTGGAAGCCTAGGGAGGTGGCCCGGCTGGCAGCGACGATCTCTTGGGGAGGAAACGAAGTGGTGCTAGACATAGGGTCCGGGAGAGGGATGTTCGCCAATACTGTGGCTGCCAGGCTGAAGGACGGCTTAGTGGTCTCGCTGGACAGATGGAGGCCCACGGAGGTGACGGGAAACAGCCCTGCCTCTCTCCTTGCCAACGCGCGAATCTGCGGCACCGAGTCCAAGATTTCACTAGTCATGGGGGAGCCGACCCACCTCCCGTTCAAGGACCGGGCCTTCGACGCCGTCGTATCGGGAATGGCCCTTCACAGGCTAAAGGGGTCGCTCGAGATGAGGAAGGCCTCGGTGCAGGTGATCAGGGTCTTGAAGGACGGCGGCAGGGTCGCGCTCCTGATAGCCGGGAACAGCTCGGTATTCGAGGAGATCACCGAAGAGGGCCGGCTCAAAGAGGCCAAAGTCTCGCGCCTTCGATTGGGCCTGCTTCCTCCCGCGCACTCGATTGAGGGGAGAGTCGCGTATCACACTGCCGAGGCTTGA
- a CDS encoding type II secretion system F family protein, which produces MSDVLLSELEGKAKREPLLSLFDKFVALTFKIFQGPSARIAEGMPGLRSQILKSNLRTSPEGLVSLALFSAFVTGLVTSVFAVYGVLVLNMVFFAFLPVATPIVYILITNLPKLSSAGRAAAIDTELPFVLGYMSVLAGGGVSPIETLRRISQMDVLPASKKEAKRILVDTDVFGQDPITAMENASRLSPSRYWSEFLAGYTAVLKSGGSFEAYIQLKLRDLIANRSAIVKASSDITGTIAEAYLTVTVVLGMTLYTLYMVQTMISKNVAGLQNLYVFAFLVVPLLSAGFIYITDAVQTKWPYTDYRPYRLFGIMIPFAILTMLLPLPVPLYIHTSLALGVASGAPAAFSFRLSRERRRLERALPDFIGDVTEGRKTGLSPEQSIERLSSRNYGVLSRHVKKMGAQLSWGVSLSKVISTFTSSVASWITRATGILMIEVVDVGGGTIRSFTEMASFARTINDLESQRRSALRPFVFVTYIAGVMVILTTFILVYMLSAPATLGYKTSSIDPHTIDLLLTTAVFDSFIIGLVAGKMGESSLSDGFKHGFALVIASIIAVSLARLFIPIPL; this is translated from the coding sequence ATGAGCGACGTGCTCCTGAGCGAGCTGGAGGGCAAAGCCAAACGAGAGCCCCTCCTGAGCCTCTTCGACAAGTTCGTGGCTCTCACCTTCAAGATCTTCCAAGGTCCTTCGGCGCGCATCGCGGAGGGGATGCCAGGCCTGCGCTCGCAGATTCTGAAGTCCAACCTCAGGACCTCGCCAGAGGGGCTGGTCTCACTTGCGCTCTTCTCCGCGTTCGTGACCGGTCTAGTCACTTCAGTGTTCGCGGTCTACGGTGTGCTTGTCCTCAACATGGTGTTCTTCGCGTTTCTTCCGGTCGCGACCCCCATCGTCTACATCCTGATCACCAACCTTCCGAAACTTAGCTCGGCCGGCAGGGCCGCAGCCATCGACACCGAGCTTCCCTTCGTGCTAGGATACATGAGCGTCCTCGCGGGAGGAGGCGTGTCTCCCATCGAGACCCTGAGGAGGATTTCCCAGATGGACGTCCTGCCCGCATCCAAGAAGGAAGCGAAGCGGATACTCGTGGACACCGATGTCTTCGGCCAGGACCCCATCACCGCCATGGAGAATGCTTCGCGGCTCAGCCCCAGCAGGTACTGGTCGGAATTCCTCGCGGGCTATACGGCGGTCCTAAAGTCCGGAGGCAGCTTCGAAGCTTACATCCAGCTCAAGCTGAGGGACCTTATCGCCAACCGGTCCGCGATCGTCAAGGCTTCTTCCGACATCACAGGGACGATAGCGGAAGCATACCTGACAGTGACCGTCGTCCTTGGAATGACCTTGTATACCCTCTACATGGTCCAGACAATGATTTCGAAGAACGTCGCGGGCCTACAGAACCTGTACGTTTTCGCCTTCCTGGTCGTCCCTCTGCTCTCGGCCGGTTTCATCTATATCACAGATGCCGTTCAGACCAAGTGGCCTTACACGGACTACCGCCCCTACAGGCTTTTCGGAATCATGATCCCGTTTGCGATTCTAACAATGCTCCTTCCCCTCCCGGTGCCACTCTACATCCACACCTCCCTCGCCTTGGGCGTCGCGTCTGGTGCTCCAGCCGCCTTTTCCTTCAGGCTCTCTCGTGAGAGGAGACGGCTTGAGAGGGCACTTCCTGACTTCATAGGGGACGTGACAGAGGGGAGGAAGACAGGCCTATCTCCTGAACAGAGCATAGAACGCCTCTCATCAAGGAACTATGGGGTGCTTTCGAGGCACGTCAAGAAAATGGGCGCCCAGCTTTCCTGGGGCGTCTCTCTCTCGAAGGTCATCTCCACATTCACCTCCTCGGTCGCGAGCTGGATCACCCGTGCCACAGGAATCCTGATGATAGAAGTAGTCGACGTTGGCGGAGGAACAATCCGAAGCTTTACCGAAATGGCCTCCTTTGCGCGGACAATCAACGACCTCGAAAGCCAGCGGCGCTCGGCACTGAGGCCTTTCGTCTTCGTTACCTACATCGCGGGCGTTATGGTGATCCTCACGACCTTCATCCTTGTCTACATGCTCTCTGCCCCCGCGACCCTGGGGTACAAGACGAGCTCGATTGACCCTCACACGATCGACCTCCTTCTTACGACGGCGGTCTTCGACTCCTTCATAATCGGACTCGTAGCAGGGAAGATGGGGGAGAGCAGCCTGTCGGACGGTTTCAAGCACGGGTTCGCCCTCGTCATCGCGAGCATCATAGCGGTCAGCCTGGCCCGCCTCTTCATCCCCATACCACTGTAA
- a CDS encoding type II/IV secretion system ATPase subunit has product MSSGSQDSTVPAEEISKPSEPEAVEGHVLSRPGGEARPGETKKSQEKLISLLRKTNIRFPMTGTRIPPSWRVIDRYPVNSPFAFAEISESPLGAKKYFLDEVPLSKAEAGIYSYILDTLEAELTVPRSEVNPRQYFSDQARRIVLKYSIRVPATSWSKIIYFAERDLVGFGVLDGPLKDPNIEDISLDGSGKPIFIYHKGHETLETNITIPNDDELDNIVTRLSHMAGKHVSTAFPIVQGTLPGRHRLIATFRREVSPQGSSATIRKFREDPLTIIDMLNLNLLDYKIAAYTWLLMQNRSTAIVVGATGAGKTTLLNAILTLTRLNTKLVTIEEVQEINVPHQNWTPLVSRESYAATEERAGEVDLFELVKAAMRMRPDILVVGEVRGQEAYVLFQAISTGHGGLCTLHADDETSAVQRLLSAPMNVPAAFLPFLDIIFVVRRISMPTPTGGFKSIRRIVSVDEIVSDKVYEKIFKWDARTDTFKGANLEKSPRIQRLARDGGFEPGQLVEEINRRSIVLKWIQQKGIRNFKEVSPILDYYVSRPEETYQRALNEVKAMGIATPQIEEIQK; this is encoded by the coding sequence ATGTCGTCTGGGAGTCAGGACTCGACGGTTCCGGCCGAAGAGATCTCGAAACCGTCGGAACCTGAAGCGGTGGAGGGCCACGTACTGAGCCGCCCAGGCGGAGAAGCAAGGCCCGGCGAGACGAAGAAGTCGCAGGAGAAGCTGATTTCGCTCCTCAGGAAGACCAATATCCGCTTCCCGATGACCGGGACGAGGATACCTCCATCTTGGAGGGTCATCGACAGGTACCCAGTCAACAGCCCCTTCGCATTCGCCGAGATCTCCGAGAGCCCCCTTGGAGCGAAGAAGTACTTCTTGGACGAGGTCCCCCTCTCGAAGGCCGAGGCGGGCATCTACTCCTACATCCTCGACACTTTGGAGGCTGAACTGACCGTCCCAAGGTCAGAGGTCAATCCGCGCCAGTACTTCTCAGACCAAGCCAGGCGCATCGTCCTGAAGTACAGCATCCGCGTACCTGCTACGTCCTGGTCCAAGATCATCTACTTCGCTGAGCGCGACTTGGTCGGATTCGGCGTGCTGGACGGCCCCCTCAAGGACCCCAACATCGAAGACATTTCACTGGACGGCTCAGGCAAGCCGATTTTCATTTACCACAAGGGTCACGAAACCCTCGAGACGAACATCACCATCCCCAACGACGACGAGCTCGACAACATCGTTACAAGGCTCTCCCACATGGCCGGAAAGCATGTCTCTACCGCCTTCCCCATCGTCCAGGGCACCCTGCCTGGAAGGCACAGGCTGATTGCTACCTTCCGCAGGGAAGTCTCGCCTCAAGGAAGCAGTGCGACGATCAGGAAGTTCAGGGAAGACCCACTGACGATTATCGACATGCTCAATCTCAACCTCCTCGACTACAAGATTGCGGCGTACACATGGCTCCTCATGCAGAATCGCTCAACCGCCATAGTCGTGGGCGCGACCGGCGCCGGCAAGACCACGCTTCTGAACGCGATCCTGACCTTGACCAGGCTAAACACCAAGCTTGTTACAATCGAAGAGGTCCAAGAGATCAACGTACCACATCAGAACTGGACACCTCTCGTCTCGAGGGAGAGCTATGCGGCAACTGAGGAGAGGGCCGGCGAAGTCGACCTCTTCGAACTTGTCAAGGCCGCTATGAGGATGAGGCCGGACATACTCGTGGTAGGAGAGGTGAGGGGCCAAGAAGCCTATGTCCTCTTCCAGGCGATCAGCACGGGACACGGCGGACTTTGCACTCTCCACGCCGACGACGAGACCTCGGCCGTCCAGAGGCTCCTCTCAGCCCCGATGAACGTCCCCGCAGCGTTCCTGCCTTTCCTCGACATCATCTTCGTGGTCAGGAGGATTTCGATGCCGACTCCCACGGGTGGCTTCAAGTCGATCAGAAGGATCGTCTCAGTCGACGAGATTGTCAGCGACAAGGTATACGAGAAGATCTTCAAGTGGGACGCCCGCACTGATACGTTCAAGGGAGCCAACCTCGAGAAGAGTCCTAGGATCCAGCGCCTCGCGAGGGACGGCGGATTCGAGCCTGGTCAGCTCGTAGAAGAGATCAACAGGAGGAGCATAGTCCTGAAGTGGATTCAGCAGAAGGGAATCCGCAATTTCAAGGAGGTCTCTCCAATCCTCGACTACTACGTCAGCCGACCCGAGGAGACCTACCAGAGGGCCCTCAACGAGGTCAAGGCGATGGGGATCGCCACGCCCCAGATAGAAGAGATCCAGAAATGA
- a CDS encoding type IV pilin N-terminal domain-containing protein gives MNIRNNSDRKAISPVLATVILIAITLVAAVAIAGFVFGLFGSFTNTAQVSASNVSCDAASGRCTVGLLNTGTSNTSTTGSCSETYSGATQTSNNSTQAVVTAGAGAVSFTCSFAWVPGTSGSQVTGSISLTNGGNVLFSGSFS, from the coding sequence ATGAACATACGCAACAACAGCGACAGAAAAGCCATCTCACCAGTCCTAGCAACAGTCATCCTCATTGCAATCACCCTCGTGGCTGCAGTGGCGATCGCAGGTTTCGTCTTCGGGCTCTTCGGCTCGTTCACGAACACCGCACAAGTCTCAGCGAGCAATGTCTCATGCGATGCCGCATCGGGACGCTGCACAGTGGGGCTTCTGAACACAGGAACATCCAACACATCAACTACAGGCTCTTGCAGTGAAACGTACAGCGGAGCCACTCAGACCTCGAACAACAGCACACAAGCAGTCGTAACGGCGGGTGCCGGAGCGGTATCCTTCACCTGCTCGTTCGCATGGGTGCCCGGAACCTCCGGTTCTCAAGTGACAGGGTCGATTTCCCTAACTAACGGCGGAAACGTCCTGTTCTCGGGATCGTTCTCCTAG
- a CDS encoding 4-vinyl reductase, which translates to MPMKGVEKRAFPYHYAPGKRLFHIVARMSDEPGSFSSILDLLASQVDLIGTETYGVDEGSAVFSGFAEPLSPTQTPSELEKVIMGSKAAREAMVTEGSDGMLVDKFHTGLEVGPQSLMYFRRGAMSKVFDKVVELFGSGGETLLYNEGNAMGRDNAAVMINLIGKEMVRRQSDQLRFVLQAQGWGSLSVPQRDPAGWSKVQVNDCFECSESGGKRHSCNFLRGYLEGSGTTVYDVEMRSEETKCILRGDPVCEFALGPKR; encoded by the coding sequence GTGCCCATGAAAGGGGTGGAAAAGAGGGCTTTTCCTTACCACTACGCGCCCGGGAAGAGGCTCTTCCACATTGTAGCGAGGATGAGTGACGAACCTGGATCCTTCAGCTCGATCTTAGACCTGCTCGCGTCCCAGGTCGACCTGATAGGGACCGAGACCTACGGAGTCGATGAGGGGTCGGCTGTCTTCAGCGGGTTCGCAGAGCCGCTCTCGCCGACCCAGACGCCGTCCGAACTCGAGAAGGTCATCATGGGCTCCAAAGCCGCCCGGGAGGCAATGGTGACCGAGGGAAGCGATGGGATGCTCGTCGACAAGTTCCACACTGGTCTGGAGGTGGGGCCCCAGTCCCTGATGTACTTCCGCAGGGGCGCGATGTCCAAAGTCTTCGACAAGGTCGTCGAGCTCTTCGGGAGCGGCGGAGAGACGCTCCTCTACAACGAGGGAAACGCGATGGGCAGGGACAATGCGGCGGTCATGATCAATCTGATCGGGAAGGAAATGGTCAGAAGGCAATCCGACCAGCTGAGGTTCGTCCTCCAGGCCCAGGGTTGGGGCTCGCTCTCGGTCCCCCAGAGAGACCCCGCAGGGTGGTCGAAGGTCCAGGTGAACGACTGCTTCGAGTGCAGCGAGAGCGGCGGGAAGAGGCACAGCTGCAACTTCCTCCGAGGGTACCTCGAGGGCTCGGGCACGACCGTCTACGACGTCGAGATGCGGTCAGAGGAGACGAAGTGCATTCTCCGCGGTGATCCCGTTTGCGAGTTCGCTCTGGGCCCGAAGCGCTGA
- a CDS encoding S53 family peptidase, whose product MKKVSAIASFIFAFTLFLSPFAFAAGSSSSSTFYYKPLVTWTAATPDGTSPQGIPLCGSGGGKIVCYSPSFISKAYDFPSSLNGSGQTILIVDAYGSPTIAADLATFDAYFGLPAPPSFTVFCGNGGCPAFTPGDYKHDVIGWGVETSLDVEWAHAMAPQADIVLVVASSSSGNAINDAEAAAIALYPGSIISQSFGIPEPYVHNNNAQVMQAHLNYIAAAAANDTVLASAGDSGGSNGFGFTNALFPASDPYVTGVGGTMGNPYNATGTLSPCAANMTCTSGLSTYLGPCTNPRLALPNCTPVGYGGEQVWNEISFGAATGGAPSILFTSVPGYQSGLGLTSRTTPDVAYNAAIDGGVLVKASFLSAAGYFVVGGTSAGSPQWAAIFALVNQARAIASLGSIGFANPTLYGLTAGQKTNDFHDILLGNNMLGGVLPGFSAGAGYDKTTGWGTPVVANLTSDLS is encoded by the coding sequence TTGAAGAAAGTATCTGCAATCGCAAGTTTCATCTTCGCTTTCACCCTCTTCCTGAGCCCCTTCGCCTTCGCGGCAGGGAGCTCATCAAGCTCCACCTTCTACTACAAACCCCTTGTCACGTGGACCGCAGCGACCCCCGACGGCACCTCGCCTCAGGGAATACCGCTCTGCGGCTCCGGCGGAGGCAAGATAGTCTGCTACTCTCCCAGTTTCATCAGCAAGGCCTACGACTTCCCCTCTAGCCTCAACGGGTCCGGCCAGACCATCCTCATCGTAGATGCGTACGGAAGTCCCACGATAGCCGCCGACCTGGCGACCTTCGACGCGTACTTCGGGCTTCCCGCACCTCCGTCGTTCACAGTCTTCTGCGGAAACGGCGGATGTCCTGCATTTACGCCAGGTGACTATAAGCACGACGTCATCGGCTGGGGCGTAGAGACCTCGCTCGACGTCGAGTGGGCCCACGCCATGGCACCTCAGGCCGACATCGTACTGGTCGTCGCTTCTTCCTCTTCTGGCAACGCCATCAATGACGCCGAGGCGGCAGCGATCGCCCTCTACCCAGGGTCAATCATATCCCAGAGCTTCGGCATCCCGGAGCCCTACGTCCACAACAACAACGCACAGGTGATGCAGGCCCACCTCAACTACATCGCAGCCGCGGCGGCGAACGACACTGTCCTTGCATCGGCGGGCGACAGCGGCGGCTCCAACGGCTTCGGCTTCACCAACGCCCTATTCCCAGCCTCCGACCCATACGTCACGGGCGTGGGCGGCACAATGGGCAATCCATACAACGCCACTGGCACCCTATCGCCTTGCGCGGCGAACATGACCTGCACCTCAGGCCTCTCGACCTACCTCGGCCCATGCACCAACCCGAGGTTGGCCCTTCCCAACTGCACACCAGTCGGCTACGGCGGTGAGCAGGTCTGGAACGAGATCTCCTTCGGGGCAGCCACGGGCGGAGCTCCAAGCATACTCTTCACTTCAGTGCCGGGCTACCAGTCCGGACTAGGCCTCACTAGCAGGACGACCCCAGACGTCGCGTACAATGCGGCAATCGACGGCGGAGTCCTGGTCAAGGCCTCCTTCCTCAGCGCAGCGGGCTACTTCGTGGTCGGCGGGACCAGCGCAGGCTCCCCACAGTGGGCGGCCATCTTCGCGTTAGTGAACCAGGCAAGGGCGATCGCATCGCTCGGGTCCATCGGGTTCGCGAACCCGACCCTCTACGGGCTGACCGCTGGGCAGAAGACAAACGACTTCCATGACATCCTGCTGGGCAACAACATGCTCGGCGGCGTCCTACCTGGCTTCAGTGCTGGGGCAGGATACGACAAGACGACGGGCTGGGGCACTCCAGTCGTCGCCAACCTCACATCAGACCTATCATAG